TTCTTATGTCCTGATTCTGAAGGCTGTGCTGGGCATCGCCTCTCATGAGGAGCAGCTAAAGGCACTCAACACATGTGTGTCTCATATGTGTGTGGTGCTCATCTTCTTTGTGCCAGTTATTGGCGTATCAATGGTCCATCGCTTTGGGAAGCATTTGTCTCCCATAATCCACATCCTTCTGGCGGACATATACCTGCTTCTTCCCCCAGTGCTTAACCCTGTTGTCTACAGCATCAGGACAAAGCAGATTCGTCTAGGAATCCTCTGCAAGTTTGGGATAAGGAGGAGGTTTTAAGTACCTCTAACCTTTGGTTTTCCCACTGAAAATCACAAGGCAGCTTCTCAAGTAGATGAGAAGTACATTATTGAAGGCTGGTCATCTGGTTAAATTCCTAATTCTTTCCCTTCCTATATACATGATTTCAGATAATCACTAACCCTTatgaaattcatatttttcataGCAAAATTGTAAGTATGACCTTTTCTATCCCCAAGGTAATTATGAGATATACGATAGACAATGTATGTAAAAgagattattttgaaaaagtttactatttgttaatattattaaatttttattaatgattATAATAACTTTCATTATGTAATATAACTAAGTTCATAAGTTTCTCATGTTTATGATCTAAAATTCAGGATCaatctctctttctccattttattttgcttctcatGCCAAAATgtcacaatattgtaacaaaaatatttctgactTTTGGGGTAGGTTTGGAACTTGTCTTCCTGGGAGGAATTTGAACTGCTACAGTCACTGTTGGCTATGAAATAAGTCCTCACCTCATCATTGGTTGGCACCAACTGACCTAAGTATGTGCCTATCCACACTTCCCATCATGCTTGCTGTGCTATGTTTGGAGAATGTTTGGGAGATCCAGGCAAGTGCTTGCTATGTCCAGCTCTTCTTCATCCACACATTCACATTCCTGGAGGCCTCAGTGTTGCTGGCACTGGGAGAAAGATGGGTTCTTTCTCCCAACCCCATTGTAGGTCTATCTGCTCCTTCAACTTGCCATCAAATGCTGGGACAGACACATGGAGTTGCCCAATAAATCCTGATAGCACATGTCTAAATACATGGGCAAATGTGTAGTTTTCCTGTTCAGTACTATAGCTCAGAATTTCATGTCTAAATCCATGAGTGTATTGGGATTGGCGTGTGATAATCACTCTCATTTTTTAATagtattctttcctcttcttcatgTCTGTGTGGATTGCTAATATTAGTGTCATTCTCAGTTCCCTTATTGTAGATaatttgctactttttttttcgTTAAAATGACATACATTTGgtttcatcagtgatattttgttattcctatatattcagtttctttttagctgtattgcaattttttttttatcatggggTCATTACTAGTATAATAACATGTCACCATGGGGCTAGTATTCCCCAATCAGCATGAatgttcataaaatatttgtttatattaacaCTACTGTCTTTTCATGCTCCCAATAAATATACACTGAGAAACATGAAACATATGTCGTAGCAATTACTGCTTTCAATAGTGTGGATATATAAAAAGTGGAATGGATGATCTAAATgttaagaaattaatatttaatagagGTATACATGTAGAAAGCTTAGAAAAATCAACAGAAGTCATTGAAACATTGTTATTAAAGAGTGGCCAATTTTACTTAAGGGTTAAGGAATCAGGTATTGTGGTAGTTGACACTCAGCAGTGCCTCATGGGTCAAATTCAGTCCTACCTCCTGAATAAAGTGTGAAAGAAATTGGTATGCTTAAGCTGGCTGGTTTTGCCTTATGAAAGCTAACCATGCATATCTCATTTCAACTGCACGTTCTGTAATGTCACATTGGTAGTTTGAAGTTGGTCATGATTGGTCATGATGGGAGTATTTCCACAACAGAAACTGACAGATACTACACATCAGGGCTTTTCAAAACTCTCCCAGAGAATGACAGTCCCTTTGCAGTTCGCCTGAAACTATTACAGCACTGTTGATTGGCTATACTACAGTGAaaactaaaaagataaaaaaggaaaaaacaaaaacaaacaatctcACGTACATTACTCTAGAAAACAAAGTACTTTGTATTTTACTCTTAATGACTGGTTAAGTCATCAAGTGTTTACTAGCACACCACTGGACAAGGTATTCCAAGAAGAAGAGGcagaatgaagaataaaaagagcATGTGTTAATAACATTCTCCAACTTCCAGGAGAAGtttaagacttggtgcagccactacagagaacagtatggaagttccttcaAAAACTAACAATAGAGCTACCATTTGAccctgaaatcccactcctgggcatatatccagagaaaaacatgatccaaaaggatacatgcaccccagtgttcattgcagcactgcttacaatagctaagacatagagacaaccaaaatgtctatcaacagaggaatggattaaGAAGACTTGGtatgtatgtgcttagttgctcagtcatgtctggctctttgtgaccccatagattgtagcccatcaggcttctctgtccatggggattcttcaggcaagaatactggagtgggttgccatgccttcctccaggggatcttcccaactcaggaattgaactcagatctcctgcactgcaagtggattctttaccatctgagccatgagggaagcccagaagatgtggtatatatacatacatacaatggaatatattactcagccattgaaataaatgaaataatgccatttgcagcaacatggatggagcttggcttccctggtagctcagatggtaaagaatctgccaataatgcaggagaccctggttcaactcctgggtcaggaagattcactggagaaaggatagactacccacttcagtattcttgggctttcctggtggctcagctggtaaagaagccacttgcaatgtgggagaccacctgcaatgcgggatggacctagagagtatcatactgagtgaagtaagtcagagagagaaggaaatccCTTATATGGGTAAtctaaaaagacatgatacaaatgaacttaatatGTTTATTAAGTTCATTAAACTGAAACAGAAGcaaactcacagatttagaggacaaacttatggttgccaaggcaggagcaggagggagggaatGATGGAGGAAAGTgatagagagtttgggatggacatgtacacactgttatatttaaaatggataatcaacaagaacctactttatagcacatggagctctgctcaatattatgtggtggtctggatgggagggaagtttgggggagaatggatacatgtatatgtttgattgagtccctttgctgtccatatGAAACTATTATAGcactgttaactggctatactccagtgcaaaataaaaagctaaaaaaaaaagcaaaacaaaacctctcTCACATACATTACTCCAGAAGAGAAAGgactctgtatttttttcttgatagctGGACATTATGTACCAGATAAAAGGAACAGCTTTAAATAGACACTTGTTAATGTGTGGTAAGGCATGGGGGAGGGAAAGCATCCTGTAGTTCTGTGATTAGGTCTCAGTCTTTTAGTGAGTCTAAAGAGTTCACAGAGCCCCTGGACTGAGAACTTCACaagtgtttctcttttattttttaattctctccCTAACATGGAATAGGAAGGCTAGTGCAGGCTGGAGTTGGGTATTCCTTCCTCCAGGACAGTTAGGAGCTGATAATGCCCCGGCAGTTTAGCCTCTGATTAACTAGTTTCTCCCTATGACTGGCCTTCTTGAAAAGAACAAGTGCTCTGGCATACTTCAAAATGgtccctttccccttctctctacAGGGAGCACAAGGGAATTTTTCTCACATTTACTATGGAAACTTAGAAAAACTCCTGAAGGTAAATATCACAATATTTTAGGGAACCCCTATTACAGGGTTCCCGTGGGGTTTTTTTAACTCTCAGACTCGTTCACTCTGAGTCCCTAGCACTCTATCAGTGACAGCTCAGGTTTCCTACTCCACCAGTTGTTCTCAGTTGCTTCTGAGCCTGGACTCCCAGATTGGGAATTTGGCATGATCATCTCCTTTTCCAGAGCAGAAGACAGTCTTTCAAGGGCAGTGACATCATTTACCTTCCTTGGAGTtcacattaaaggaaaaaaaaaaaaattagtcctgAGGGAATGGACTAGTCAAAGGGGGACATTCCTTTTAGAGTATTTAAAAGCACCCAAGTGTAGTGCTGATCAAGCACCTCGCTGGGCAGAGCCAAGAACCTTGAACACAAAAATATGCTATCTTGGCTCTGGAGTTGCAAATGCCCTGCTCAGGACACCTATGATTCCCTAAAGAACTATCTGCATCAAGATccactgtatttttattattctcttatGCCCATATTCAGTGGCTTTCTCTACCTGTAAGTAATTCCCGTGCTTGGCAGACTGGAGATCCAGCCAACCTGTCTATACCTGAAAGAAGTCTTCAAAGGTGAAAAAATGGGTAATGAATTAATATCTAATATATTTGAAGAATTTAGAAAGTAGACAGAGAAGTCAAGTGATAGGAGACCATAGCTTTGTGAAATGACTGTTTTGGGATAGGTCAGAGGTACAGATTGTCATGTCCCTGAAAGGGACAATTGTCCCAAGCAATTGTCCTCTGAAGCTTTTCAGAAGAGCTCTGGGATGGTATTATTAACTCATGTCCAGGCATAGATAGAACATATGATGGGGACCCATGTACTAAAACCTCTGGTTTCTGAAAACACTGCTATCTGATATTAACTAAAAACGATAATGTTAAAAATGACAACAATGATGATTTGAGTATCCCCCCTATCTCATTCTCAAGTAAatcatgcactgctgctgctgctaagttgtttcagtcgtgtccgactctgtgcgaccccatagatggcaacgtaccaggctcccccatccctgggattctccaggcaagaacactggagtgggttgccatttccttctccactgcatgaaagtgaaaagtgaaagtgaagttgctcagtcatgtccgactctttgcgaccccatggactgcagcctaccaggctcctccattcatgggattttccaggcaagagtactagagtgggtgccatttccttctctaaaatcaTGCACACTTAGCaatattattgggttggccaaaaagatcATTTAAGTTTTTCCATAAGCTCTTAAAATACAAGCCAAAAAGAGAATTAAGCAAAATGATTCTGAAGAAAAGCCCTGAGGAGTAACATCTTATAAGTGATAACTTGGGCACTCCAGGTTACACCTGATTTTGGTTACTGGTGCACAGGCTGATATGCTTAAGATTGTGGCTACTTCAGCATTTCCATTACCATTTTGCTTCACTTAAGCCCCAAGTGTCTCCTAGGTCTTGGAAACTGTGCCAAaatttcagatatattttcttaaatcttttaaatattatataaagttaTACAGTTCCCAATTTTATGCTCAAAAATTTTCTTAATCTTCCAAAGTGACAGAACCAGTGAATGCCAATTATCTCCAGACTTTCTGTTACTCTGGAGAAACAGCCACTGGGAGCTGACTGCTTACGTCTGTATCAGACAGACTCCTCTATGGAAAATGGACTAGGAATATACTAAGTCAGAGACTTTTCTACAAAGTAGAAGAAAGTGATCTTAGAGGGAAGACCTGGAATATGTAGGCAGGATAGAATTTCTGAACGTATTCAAAGATTTGAGGAAGGGTATCAAGGACAAAGAAAATAAGTGTGTGTAAGACTCAAAGGGATGACAATTATCGTTCAGTGATGATAAAAGAGATCAGGAGAAATTTGTGATATAAAAAGCTAGGAAATAAAGGGAGATGTAAAAGACCAGTATTACCTAATATGCTATGATTAGCATAGTATACAAACCACAGGACAAGaatatataaagcaattattctagTTGAATCTGTTCctacaaaggaaggaaaatggtATCAGAGAGAAAATTTCCTTTGATCTCTatagagagagaagaaattatttacttactttttttttttaagtgtgtcaGAGGAAACTATAAAGTGTAATTGAATTAGTGCAACAGGGTAGATCGGGGGTCATATGACATCAATATAGTACAAATATGgttgaatttttcactttttgttaaaatgtctttcttatgtcttctaAGATTATGTCCAAGATCTTTATATTTATGCATAAATTCCTTCTGAAATTTTGGTCCATATATGCAGTCTTAATTCCAATAACCATCTGAAAAGCCTACATACCctatgcatgtgtgttaagtcacttcagtcctgtccagctctttgtgactctatggactgtagtctgccagagtCCTCTAGCCATGGATTCTAcaggtaacaatactggagtgggtttgcatgccctcctccagaggatcttcccagaccagggattgaatctgcatgtCCTGAggttccttcattgcaggcagattctttacttctgagccacaggggacTTCTGTCCCTAACCTATAGCTTTATTCAATTATAGTCACTTACCTCTCTTACCTTCAATTATATTAATACCTCTCTGCATTTACATGTGTGTCGATCAGCATAGACCACCCAACACAGTCCTTTGTTTCCATCTAACTCATGTTTGTCATTTGAGACCTAATGCAAGAATTACTTTTAGCAAATCTTCTCTGACCTCTCTGCATTGTTAGTTTcctctttctgtattttaaaggGCCTTGCATTAAACTaacactttattttaattttagctctCTCTATCCACTAGATTGTAAGTATCTGAAGGCATTTCTCATATTAGGTTGGTcaaaaggttcatttgggttATTCTGCAAGATGTTagggaaaaatctgaatgaacaaTTTCGCCAGACCAAtatatttctctatattttaGCTTACCCAGATTTCCTTTAATAGAATATGTTCTCAATAAACGcacaatgaagaaaattaaataagttgtaaaataagaaatacaggTGGTAATTATACATAATGAGCATAGGAGTGATTGAAAATAGTAAACAGAGCAAAATACATCAGAGCGTTGTTTCTTTGTGCATTTCACCCTAATTGTTCTGTGTTTTTGTCTCCCCACCTAGACTGAAAGTGCCTCCATCAGCACAATGTCTGTCTTCAATGACTCTGTCCTATACCCCTGCTTCCTCCTGACAGGCTTCTCAGGCCTGGAAAGCAGATATGGCTTAATTTCCCTCCCTATTTTTTTGGTTTATGCCACCTCAGTTGCAGGGAACATTACCATCCTATTTATCATCAGAACTGAGCCTTCTTTCCACCAACCAATGTACTACTTTCTATCAATGCTGGCGTTTACTGATCTGGGCCTATCCACTACAACTTTGCCTACCATGTTCAGCGTTTTCTGGTTCCATGCCCGGGAGATCTCTTTCAATGGTTGTCTGGTCCAGATGTACTTCATTCATGTTTTCTCAATTATTGAGTCAGCTGTGCTTTTGGCTATGGCCTTTGACCGCTTGGTAGCAATCCGAGCACCCCTGCATTATGCAGCCATTTTAACCAATGATGTAATCATTGGGATTGCTTTGGCAATCACTGGAAGGGCCTTGGCTCTGGTCTTTCCAGCTTCCTTCCTCTTAAAAAGGCTTCAATATCGTCCTGTCAATATTCTCTCCTACCCCTTCTGCCTGCACCAAGACCTCATCAAGACAACTGTATCCAGCCGTCGGGTCAGCAGCATCTATGGCCTCATGGTGGTCATCTGCTCCACGGGACTTGATtcagtcctcctcctcctttcctatATTCTCATCCTTGGCACAGTTTTGAGTATAGCCTCCAGGACAGAGAGAGTGAAAGCTCTTAATACCTGCATCTCTCATATCTGTGCTGTACTCACTTTCTATACACCAATGATTGGACTATCTATGATCCATCGCTATGGGCAGAATGCTTCCCCATTTGTCCATGTGTTCATGGCCAATGTCTATTTGCTGGTGCCACCCCTCATGAACCCCATTGTCTATAGTGTCAAGACCAAGCAGATTCGTGACAGAATCCTCAAGAAATTCAACCAACAGAAAGTTTGAAAGAAACTCTAAAACacacctttctctttcccttctttatGTTAATGATTTCATATTAATGTagatatttgattttaaatattaaaattgatattttgtttttaagataataGTAGTAGTATGTGAGTGCATGCTCAAATGGGTCtgactctgccatcccatggactgtagccctccaggctcttctgtcaatgatattatccaggaaagaataccagagtggattgccatttactgggtttccctgatagctcagttggtaaagaatcagcctgcaatgcaggagatctcagttcaattcctgggtcatgaaggtctgctggagaagggataggctacccactccagtattcttggacttcccttgtggctcagctggtaaagaatctgcctgcaatgcgggagacctgggttcaatccctgtgttgggaagatcccctggagaaggggaaggctacccactccagtattctggcctggagaattccatgaactgtatagcccacagggctgcaaagagtcacaaacaactgagcgactgtcaccttcactttcaacttgccatttcctactcaagggtatttccttgacccagggatcaaaaccacatctcctgcatctctttcattgccaggtggattttttaccactgcatcacctgggaagtccaatagtATTATAGTAGTATGATAATGCAATAATAGTAACCTGTATTTTTTCACTATACAGAATAAAAACATGATTTGATTTATATTCATATTGACATACTAGAGAATATGCTCACTAAATCCAGGTTAGACTATTCTTAACAGAACTATGATTTTAATAATTAGCAGTAAATGTTTATGAGACTAAAAGGGTCATCAAGACAACATTCTAGTGAAGTTATTAGTTATAACTTGTGAAGTCCTTAATTTATGAAAAGGATTTGTATTTCAAGATGACTTCAAGTATAATATAGGGGCttgcctcatagctcagttgggtaagaatccacgtgcaatgcaggagaccctggttcgattcctgggttgggaagatccactggagaagggataggctacccactctagtattcttgcgcttcccttgtggctcagctggtaaagaatctgcctgcaatgtgggagaccagggtttgatctctgggtcgggaagatcctctggagaagggaaaggctacccactctagtactatggtctggataattccatggactaagtccatggggtcgcaaagaatcagacacaactgagatacTTTCACTTCAAGTATAATATAGACTCTATAGTCTAGATCAACACTATTTCTCACAAAATTGACCTTAATATAGaaacccatggtggatgcatgttgatgtatggcaaaccaatacaatattgtaaagtaaaaataaataaataaaagaaaaagtattttaaagtattttaaaagtctttgttcaagggagaaaaaaaaacattaccaTCAGAAAAGACTTCtatcaaaagaaaattataactGAATGAATATAGCACACTTTCataaacataaaagaaagaaaacttgagcCAAATTAATTGAACTGATTTGGTTAGCTCTCAAATAATCCAGAAACCATAGGTTCTGTGTGTAGGAACCAGGAAGGCCTTTCTTCACTGAGTGGTATAGATACTTCTGAGACCCAAATTTTCATCcattttctgcttgtttttaaCCTATtagttattgaaaaaaatatcttaaagtcTCCAAATATCATAGTGGATTTCTCTATTTCTCCTTGTCATTCTATCAGTTTTACCTCAGAATTTAGTGCTTTGTTGTCCGGTGCATAGATATTAAGATTTAttatctttgaaattattttatcaaaatgtAATATCCCTGATACTTGTTctcattttctgaaattaatatagcttATCCCATTTTCTTTGGATTAACGATAGGATTGCATATCTTTCTCCacttctttactttaaaaaatgtatgtcttTAGTatggaggttttttaaaaaactaaaaatagagttaccagatgatccagcaatctcaatcttgggcatatatctggaaaagatgaaaactctaattcaagaAGATTCATGCatctcagtgttcatagcagtactatttacaatagccatgacatgaaagcaacttaaatgtccatagacagaagaatgaataaagaagatgtgtgacatatatatatatatatatatacacacacacacacacacatatgtatatatatatacatacaatggaatatacactaagtcataaaaaagaatgaaatcatgccatgtgtagcaacatggatggacctagagactgtaattatcatactaagtgaagtaaatcagacagaaagagacaagcatcatatgatatcgcttgtatatggaatttagaaaaaaaatgatacaaaggaacttatttacaaaacagaaatagactcatagatacaggaaaaaacttagggttaccaaaggggaaagcaaggtggagggataaattagaaatctgggattaacagataaatgctactatatataaaacataaccaataaggaccacttgctttagtcgtgttcaactctatgtgactcgatggactgtaacctgctaggctcctctatccacaggattctccaggccagaaaactggaatggattgccgtgcccttctccaggggatcttctcaattcagggattgaaaccatgcctCTTATAAatattctgcattggcaggcagggcctttaccactagtggtacctgggaagccccagtgtatagcacaggaactctttttaatactttaaaataacctGCAATGAaaattaatctgaaaaagaatatatcccAAGGAACTACTAGTCTACTTTCTGGTCTAACAAATGTCCCTATTTTGGATTTTCCTATGAATGTAATTCTGTTctgtatcgagcccatctttagtctttcccattctgttgaagatattaagaggaggtggcaagaatacacagaagaactgtacaaaaaggatattcatgaccaagataatctcaacggtgtgatcactcacctagagtcagacatcatggaatgtgaagtcaggtgggccttagaaagcataactacaaacaaagctagtggaagtgatggaattccagtagagttatttcaaatcctgtaagatgatgctgtgaaagtgctgcactcaatatgccagcaaatgtggaaaactcaacagtggccacagggctagaaaaggtcagttttcattccaatcccaaagaaaggcaataccaaataatgctcaaactatggcacaattgcactcatctcacacactagtaaagtaatgctccaaattctccaacccaggcagcaatacataaactgtgaacttccagatgttcaagctggttttagaaaaggcagaggaaccagagatcaaattgccaacatccgttggatcatggaaaaaggaagaaagttccagaaaaacatctatttctgctttatt
Above is a genomic segment from Bos javanicus breed banteng chromosome 15, ARS-OSU_banteng_1.0, whole genome shotgun sequence containing:
- the LOC133261315 gene encoding olfactory receptor 51G2-like — translated: MSVFNDSVLYPCFLLTGFSGLESRYGLISLPIFLVYATSVAGNITILFIIRTEPSFHQPMYYFLSMLAFTDLGLSTTTLPTMFSVFWFHAREISFNGCLVQMYFIHVFSIIESAVLLAMAFDRLVAIRAPLHYAAILTNDVIIGIALAITGRALALVFPASFLLKRLQYRPVNILSYPFCLHQDLIKTTVSSRRVSSIYGLMVVICSTGLDSVLLLLSYILILGTVLSIASRTERVKALNTCISHICAVLTFYTPMIGLSMIHRYGQNASPFVHVFMANVYLLVPPLMNPIVYSVKTKQIRDRILKKFNQQKV